The Eriocheir sinensis breed Jianghai 21 chromosome 21, ASM2467909v1, whole genome shotgun sequence genome includes a region encoding these proteins:
- the LOC127001513 gene encoding uncharacterized protein LOC127001513: MAVAESQLMRQRKEFWEGQEASTVAMIQTEGFEHLAAEDADEVMAYLPDLRCKRVIDLAAGIGRFTTSLAKVAAQVTAVDVSEAFIRENRAQNHHFPHVSYICDDVVNLELPEGSLDVVFSSWLLKYLSDAELDRFLPKVLSWLSPGGHFFFRESCFGNVGTIHSAENPTIFRRPEEYVSHLLQARDAQQSAFSLLRCKNVLAYINYKSAANQVCFLARKVSERDVEDKPEPRQHIICPLGAALPDGGPGDALGGEASTKAFAARLGLQAGQRVLVVGCGHGESAEFLVRHYQVTVHGVDRCPARVFKAIERQVKMDGDLRQKLHFEAGCLTQLERNDDSYDVIYCREALHVLSKKQDVFGRFYRWLRKGGLFFITEYTSGCSSSASSSTSTEGAAGCSHAHTQPACHLETADNLAMSMREAGFKGVTAKDLSQELTKILTEEVGGSDNPGNDGNYQLVLAKKGQLTWTSFTATK, from the exons ATGGCCGTCGCAGAAAGTCAGCTGATGAGGCAACGCAAGGAGTTCTGGGAGGGTCAGGAGGCGAGCACCGTGGCCATGATCCAGACGGAGGGATTCGAACACCTGGCCGCCGAGGACGCTGACGAGGTGATGGCCTACCTGCCCGACCTGAGGTGCAAGAGAGTGATAGACCTCGCGGCTGGGATAGG GCGGTTCACGACAAGTCTGGCGAAGGTGGCGGCGCAGGTGACGGCGGTGGACGTGTCTGAGGCCTTCATCAGGGAGAACCGAGCCCAGAACCATCACTTCCCGCACGTGTCCTACATCTGCGACGACGTGGTGaa TCTGGAGCTGCCTGAGGGGAGCCTGGACGTGGTGTTCAGCAGCTGGCTCCTCAAGTACCTGAGTGACGCCGAGCTGGACCGCTTCCTTCCCAAAGTCCTCTCCTGGCTCAGTCCCGGCGGCCACTTCTTCTTCCGCGAGTCCTGCTTCGGCAACGTGG GAACGATACACTCTGCTGAGAACCCAACCATCTTCCGGCGGCCTGAGGAGTACGTGAGTCACCTGCTGCAGGCCCGCGACGCCCAGCAGTCCGCCTTCTCGCTCCTCCGCTGCAAGAACGTCCTCGCTTATATAAAC TACAAGAGCGCGGCCAACCAAGTGTGTTTCCTGGCGCGGAAGGTGAGCGAGCGGGACGTGGAGGACAAGCCTGAGCCCCGCCAGCACATCATCTGTCCCCTCGGCGCCGCGCTGCCCGACGGAGGTCCCGGCGACGCCCTGGGTGGAGAGGCCTCGACTAAG GCGTTCGCTGCTCGGCTGGGGTTGCAAGCGGGCCAGCGGGTCTTGGTGGTGGGCTGCGGGCACGGGGAGTCGGCGGAGTTCCTTGTCAGACACTACCAGGTGACAGTACACGGGGTCGACCGCTGCCCCGCCCGTGTGTTTAAGGCAATAGAGCGTCAGGTGAAGATGGACGGAGACCTGAGGCAGAAG tTGCACTTCGAGGCCGGGTGTCTGACACAACTGGAGCGGAACGACGACTCCTACGACGTCATCTACTGCCGGGAGGCGCTGCACGTCCTATCCAAGAAGCAGGACGTGTTTGGCAGATTCTAC AGATGGCTTCGTAAGGGAGGTCTGTTCTTCATCACTGAGTACACCAGCGGctgctcctcttctgcttcctcctcaacCAGTACCGAGGGGGCCGCCGGCTgctcccacgcccacacccagcCTG CGTGCCACCTCGAGACGGCAGACAACCTGGCTATGAGTATGCGCGAGGCGGGCTTCAAGGGCGTCACGGCGAAGGACCTCTCGCAGGAGCTGACCAAGATCCTGACGGAGGAGGTGGGGGGTTCGGACAATCCTGGAAACGACGGGAACTACCAG CTGGTCCTGGCCAAGAAGGGGCAGCTGACCTGGACCTCCTTCACCGCCACCAAGTAA
- the LOC127001516 gene encoding dolichyl-diphosphooligosaccharide--protein glycosyltransferase 48 kDa subunit-like, translating into MFRLCLLAVCVAVAAATNTLVLVDTLATRETHSIFLKSLQERDHEVTVKVADDPSLQLTRYGEYLYQNLVIFAPGVEEFGGALSVETIVEFIDGGGNVLVAGSREAADLIRELVTEVGVEMDEEGAAVMDHLHYDANDDGQHTLIAAPSSGLIDSEVMVGPKDAIPLLYRGTGLITDADNPLVLPVLRAPSTAYCYSPTQSISDYPHATGQNMLLVAALQARNNARVVVSGSLEFFSDAFIMASVQTPQGASYERSGNGRVVEALSRWVFMEEGVLRVVSINHHLQDEVEPPVAYTIKDDVEYKIRVDRLVDGKWKPFVANDMQMEFLRIDPFVRLTMTPNPNGVFSVKFKVPDVYGVYQFKVEYNRVGFTRLYSSTQVSVRPFTHLQYERFIECAYPYYASAFSMMAGVFLFSLVFLHHKDSPVKSKSE; encoded by the exons ATGTTTAG GTTGTGCTTGTTGGCAGTTTGTGTTGCAGTGGCAGCAGCCACTAACACACTGGTGCTGGTGGACACACTGGCCACGAGGGAAACACATTCCATTTTCCTCAAGTCCCTTCagg AACGCGACCATGAGGTAACAGTGAAGGTAGCGGACGACCCATCACTGCAGCTGACTCGCTATGGGGAGTACCTGTATCAGAACCTGGTTATCTTCGCCCCAGGAGTGGAGGAGTTTGGCGGCGCCCTCAGTGTGGAG ACCATTGTGGAGTTCATTGACGGCGGCGGCAACGTGCTGGTGGCAGGATCCAGGGAGGCAGCGGACCTGATCAGGGAGCTGGTGACTGAGGTTGGAGTGGAGATGGATGAGGAGGGGGCAGCCGTCATGGACCACCTCCACTACGATGCCAACGATGATGGGCag CACACGCTCATTGCAGCCCCAAGCTCTGGTCTCATCGACTCTGAAGTGATGGTGGGCCCAAAGGACGCCATCCCCCTACTGTACCGTGGGACGGGACTCATCACTGACGCTGATAACCCCTTAGTGCTGCCAGTGCTGCGTGCCCCCTCCACAGCCTACTGCTATAGCCCTACTCAGTCCATCTCTGACTACCCTCATGCCACAG GACAGAACATGCTGCTGGTGGCGGCGCTCCAGGCACGCAACAACGCCAGGGTGGTGGTGTCCGGCTCCCTGGAATTCTTCTCTGATGCCTTCATCATGGCCTCCGTGCAGACACCTCAG GGCGCCTCGTATGAGCGGTCAGGCAACGGGCGAGTGGTGGAGGCCCTGAGTCGGTGGGTGTTCATGGAGGAGGGTGTGCTGAGAGTGGTGTCCATCAACCACCACCTGCAGGACGAGGTTGAGCCACCCGTGGCCTACACCATTAAGGATGATGTG GAGTACAAGATCAGGGTGGACAGGCTGGTGGACGGCAAGTGGAAGCCGTTCGTGGCCAATGACATGCAGATGGAGTTCTTGCGCATTGACCCCTTCGTGAGACTCACCATGACACCCAACCCTAATGGCGTCTTCTCTGTCAAATTCAAG GTTCCTGATGTGTACGGCGTGTACCAGTTCAAGGTGGAGTACAACAGGGTGGGCTTCACCAGACTCTACAGCTCCACACAG GTGTCTGTGCGTCCCTTCACACACCTGCAGTACGAGCGGTTCATCGAGTGTGCCTACCCTTACTACGCCAGCGCCTTCTCCATGATGGCGGGGgtgttcctcttctcccttgtcttcctGCACCACAAGGACTCTCCAGTCAAGAGCAAGAGTGAATGA